In Primulina huaijiensis isolate GDHJ02 chromosome 6, ASM1229523v2, whole genome shotgun sequence, a single window of DNA contains:
- the LOC140978461 gene encoding CMP-sialic acid transporter 3, with translation MKNGMIECSVCHSKLVSPSTKSVSRAYDKHRIKVSSKQRALNILLVGGDCVLVGFQPILVYTSKVDGKFLFSPISVNFLTEIAKVIFAILMLVLQARRQKVGEKPLLSISTFIQAARSNVLLAVPALLYAINNYLKFIMQLYFNPATVKMLSNLKVLVIAVLLKIVMKRRFSVIQWEALALLLIGITINQLRTSPEGAAALGVPVTTVAYVYTLIFVTVPSMASVFNEYALKSQYDTSIYLQNLFLYGYGAIFNFLAILGSAIFKGPNSLDILEGHSKATMLLICNNAAQGILSSFFFKYADTILKKYSSTVATIFTGIASAVMFGHTLTINFMLGISVVFISMHQFFSPLSKAKEDQQNGMHEKLDIQDNHRSRESSFINMAAGANEEASHRVPDERQPLLPT, from the exons ATGAAAAACGGGATGATAGAGTGCAGTGTCTGTCATTCCAAGCTGGTCTCTCCGTCTACCAAGTCTGTTTCACGAGCCTATGATAAACACAGGATCAAGGTTTCGTCAAAGCAACGGGCCCTTAATATCCTATTGGTTGGTGGGGATTGTGTTCTCGTTGGTTTCCAG CCCATTTTGGTTTATACGTCAAAGGTGGATGGAAAGTTCTTGTTTAGCCCTATTAGTGTCAATTTTTTGACGGAGATTGCAAAAGTTATCTTTGCAATTCTAATGCTTGTATTACAG GCTAGGCGGCAGAAGGTTGGTGAGAAACCACTTCTTTCAATTTCCACGTTTATTCAG GCTGCTCGCAGCAATGTGCTTCTTGCAGTTCCAGCTCTTCTTTATGCTATAAATAACTATCTGAAGTTCATTATGCAG TTATATTTCAACCCTGCAACTGTAAAAATGCTGAGCAATCTAAAG GTTTTGGTAATTGCTGTTCTTCTGAAGATTGTAATGAAACGtcgattttcagttattcag TGGGAGGCTCTTGCTTTGTTGCTTATTGGAATCACCATAAATCAACTTCGAACCTCACCTGAGGGAGCTGCTGCCTTGGGTGTTCCAGTTACAACTGTTGCATATGTATATACTCTGATTTTT GTGACAGTTCCTTCCATGGCCTCAGTGTTCAATGAATATGCCTTGAAAAGCCAATATGATACCAGTATTTATCTTCAG AATTTGTTTTTGTATGGGTATGGAGCTATATTCAACTTCCTTGCTATTCTTGGATCTGCAATTTTTAAAG gTCCCAACAGCTTAGATATACTTGAGGGACATTCAAAAGCTACCATGCTTTTAATATGTAACAATGCCGCACAAGGAATTTTAtcctcatttttcttcaaatatgCTG ATACAATTTTGAAGAAGTATTCGTCAACCGTAGCTACAATATTTACCGGCATAGCATCTGCTGTTATGTTTGGCCATACTTTAACAATAAACTTTATGTTGGGTATTTCGGTGGTTTTCATCTCAATGCACCAG TTCTTTTCGCCTCTCTCAAAGGCCAAGGAGGACCAACAAAATGGGATGCACGAAAAATTGGACATTCAGGATAACCATAG GTCAAGGGAGTCATCCTTTATAAATATGGCTGCCGGTGCAAATGAGGAG GCTAGCCACCGTGTACCCGATGAAAGACAACCACTGCTTCCTACCTAA